From the Natrarchaeobaculum aegyptiacum genome, one window contains:
- the hpt gene encoding hypoxanthine/guanine phosphoribosyltransferase, protein MDPQLEPLARSLEEAPVVDRDGYEYFVHGVTDGVPPLEPAVLRAVADGINERVDLAAVDVVVAPEAMGIHHGTALSLATDLPLAVVRKRSYGFDDEIAVHQETSYGESDLYLNGVGSGDRALLVDDVFSSGGTIEAVCDALEQADATIVDVVTVLRRTDVDPPAIDREVQSLLEVEIVDGQVEVHDPGP, encoded by the coding sequence ATGGACCCGCAACTGGAACCACTCGCGCGTTCGCTCGAGGAGGCGCCGGTGGTCGACCGCGACGGCTACGAGTACTTCGTCCACGGCGTCACCGACGGCGTTCCGCCGCTCGAGCCTGCGGTCTTGCGGGCCGTCGCCGACGGTATCAACGAGCGAGTCGACCTCGCGGCGGTCGACGTCGTCGTCGCCCCGGAAGCGATGGGGATCCACCACGGGACGGCCCTGTCGCTCGCGACGGACCTGCCGCTCGCGGTCGTCCGGAAACGCTCCTACGGATTCGACGACGAGATCGCCGTCCACCAGGAGACGAGCTACGGCGAGAGTGACCTGTACCTCAACGGTGTCGGGAGCGGTGACCGCGCGCTCCTCGTCGACGACGTCTTCTCCTCCGGGGGAACGATCGAGGCCGTCTGTGACGCCCTCGAGCAGGCTGACGCGACGATCGTCGACGTGGTGACCGTTCTCCGGCGAACCGACGTCGATCCGCCGGCGATCGACCGCGAGGTCCAGAGTCTACTCGAGGTCGAAATCGTCGACGGGCAGGTCGAAGTCCACGATCCGGGGCCGTGA
- a CDS encoding DUF7117 family protein, which produces MKIRGERECTDCGTRWSYYETGSVGCPACGSLLSVGLDERTVHTDSTSRFDLTAVRAAIDDVPDDELADRARDTARAYVRTRGFVSGGTLRDLDDEYLAANELRYVAARVGRERSLSEDESLYFLSLLRDADDGERPAAEEVPQSIRGSRGLAYANAVREYRRDVRTWADDRNLTDAERSALETLGEHATRIRLLDGDVDPVTAERLVESTRDLADGLRGDETALEIARERLERLEVGDP; this is translated from the coding sequence ATGAAGATCCGGGGCGAGCGCGAGTGTACCGACTGCGGGACGCGCTGGTCGTACTACGAGACCGGGAGCGTCGGCTGTCCGGCCTGTGGCAGCCTCTTGAGCGTCGGCCTCGACGAGCGGACCGTCCACACCGATTCGACGTCGAGGTTCGACCTCACCGCGGTCCGCGCAGCGATCGACGACGTTCCCGACGACGAACTGGCCGACCGGGCGCGGGATACCGCTCGAGCGTACGTTCGCACCCGCGGGTTCGTCTCCGGCGGAACCCTGCGCGACCTGGACGACGAGTACCTCGCGGCCAACGAACTGCGGTACGTCGCCGCGCGCGTGGGCAGGGAACGAAGCCTCTCCGAGGACGAGTCGCTGTACTTCCTCTCGTTGCTCCGGGACGCCGACGACGGCGAGCGTCCGGCAGCCGAGGAGGTCCCACAGTCGATTCGGGGCAGCCGGGGCCTCGCGTACGCCAACGCCGTCCGCGAGTACCGACGCGACGTCCGCACCTGGGCCGACGACCGCAATCTGACCGACGCCGAACGAAGCGCCCTCGAGACCCTCGGCGAGCACGCCACCCGGATTCGACTGCTCGACGGCGACGTCGACCCGGTGACGGCAGAACGACTGGTCGAATCGACCCGCGACCTCGCCGACGGCCTCCGCGGGGACGAGACAGCACTCGAGATTGCGCGGGAGCGACTCGAGAGGCTCGAGGTGGGCGATCCCTGA
- a CDS encoding 4Fe-4S ferredoxin N-terminal domain-containing protein: protein MTDDEIDRDGDEERESFHPLGATAEDEYRAFLEAGDYDADLGMEMAKDAMRVTKGELSEEAFYDRYHEDVVDEFGEDDRPMAADIEAAREANGEDDGVFGALGFGEETRRETMQKLGAGAGFLGLGAWATTDTDGGDPNPTVAAQDDEEDDGPADVLEDDEDHTQWGMSLDLEVCDGCLSCVVACNAEHNWNEGANWMYILAFDDGLVESADAEDFESTRDFNYLIRPCQHCTDAPCEKVCPTTARHTREEGGLVLTDYDVCIGCRYCQVACPYGVNYFQWDDPEIEADEMSEDMMYDQRDRWVSGRGPKGVMEKCVFDPARQDGQMGEDFVGTTACEDACPPGAIQFGDMNDPDSDPRQYLDNVTLARAIEDEPDEEELQEAIAILEGEEEPADEEDDDGLTEEEAERLLESEYDYDEDARFRLLEEYNTNPNVVYIGNEPGPNAEQVPGPVAYEDVGQVDNRKEVLDDETVSF from the coding sequence ATGACTGACGACGAAATCGATCGAGACGGAGACGAAGAGCGGGAGTCGTTCCATCCCCTGGGTGCGACCGCGGAAGACGAGTATCGGGCATTTCTCGAGGCAGGCGATTACGACGCGGATCTCGGGATGGAGATGGCCAAGGACGCGATGCGGGTGACGAAAGGCGAGTTGTCCGAGGAGGCGTTCTACGACCGGTATCACGAGGACGTCGTCGACGAGTTCGGCGAGGACGACCGGCCGATGGCAGCCGACATCGAGGCGGCGAGGGAGGCTAACGGCGAGGACGACGGCGTGTTCGGCGCGCTCGGATTCGGCGAGGAGACCCGCCGGGAGACGATGCAGAAACTCGGTGCGGGAGCCGGGTTCCTCGGTCTCGGTGCGTGGGCGACCACGGACACCGACGGCGGGGACCCAAACCCGACCGTCGCAGCGCAGGACGACGAGGAGGACGACGGCCCGGCCGACGTCCTCGAGGACGACGAAGACCACACGCAGTGGGGGATGTCTCTCGACCTCGAGGTGTGTGACGGCTGTCTCTCCTGTGTGGTCGCCTGTAACGCAGAGCACAACTGGAACGAGGGCGCGAACTGGATGTACATCCTCGCCTTCGACGACGGGCTCGTCGAGTCGGCCGACGCGGAGGACTTCGAATCGACGCGGGATTTCAACTACCTGATCAGGCCGTGTCAGCACTGTACCGACGCTCCCTGCGAGAAGGTCTGTCCGACGACGGCTCGCCACACTCGCGAGGAAGGCGGCCTCGTCCTGACCGACTACGACGTCTGCATCGGGTGTCGGTACTGCCAGGTGGCGTGTCCGTACGGCGTCAACTACTTCCAGTGGGACGACCCGGAGATCGAGGCCGACGAGATGTCCGAGGACATGATGTACGACCAACGCGACCGCTGGGTGAGCGGTCGTGGGCCCAAAGGCGTCATGGAAAAATGTGTCTTCGACCCGGCCCGACAGGACGGCCAGATGGGCGAGGATTTCGTCGGCACCACGGCCTGTGAGGACGCCTGCCCACCCGGTGCGATCCAGTTCGGGGACATGAACGATCCCGACAGCGACCCGCGGCAGTACCTCGACAACGTTACGCTCGCACGTGCGATCGAAGACGAACCGGACGAGGAGGAACTGCAGGAGGCGATCGCGATCCTCGAGGGGGAAGAAGAGCCAGCCGACGAGGAAGACGACGATGGGCTGACCGAAGAGGAAGCCGAACGACTTCTCGAGAGCGAGTACGATTACGACGAGGACGCCCGCTTCCGGCTCTTAGAAGAGTACAACACCAACCCCAACGTCGTCTACATCGGCAACGAACCGGGACCGAACGCAGAGCAGGTCCCCGGTCCGGTCGCCTACGAGGACGTCGGACAGGTCGACAACCGGAAAGAGGTCCTCGACGACGAGACGGTGAGCTTCTGA
- a CDS encoding thiamine-phosphate synthase family protein, with protein sequence MSLVLPSELVVDRFLPTVRAMLAERLADRGLTQQEIATHLGVTQAAVSQYVAGEGGGDERFRSDPETVATVDRIADGLESGEYDGYDALAELLSLIRTLTDRGPICELHEEAMPELQGVSCDLCVRGLDSELRAERDVLANVRSAARTLGATPGLVAYVPNVGTNVGMALPDPADVTDVAAIPGRIYAMGGRVEIPANPEFGASKHVATAVLAATSVDPGVRGAINVATDDALLEAATDHGLDSLEFDAEYEDRHDHLKRRFDEHGGVPRVAYHRGAFGIEPTTYVYGATALEAAETIASLLETTDS encoded by the coding sequence ATGTCTCTCGTCTTACCGAGCGAACTCGTCGTCGATCGCTTCCTGCCGACGGTTCGCGCGATGCTGGCTGAACGCCTCGCTGACCGGGGCCTGACCCAGCAAGAGATCGCGACCCACCTCGGGGTTACACAGGCCGCCGTCAGTCAGTACGTCGCCGGCGAGGGCGGCGGCGACGAGCGGTTTCGCTCCGATCCCGAGACCGTCGCCACGGTCGACCGGATCGCCGACGGTCTCGAGAGCGGTGAGTACGACGGGTACGACGCCCTCGCCGAACTCCTCTCGCTGATCCGAACGCTCACCGACCGCGGCCCGATCTGTGAACTTCACGAGGAGGCGATGCCCGAACTGCAGGGAGTGAGCTGTGACCTCTGCGTTCGCGGTCTCGACTCCGAACTCCGCGCCGAACGCGACGTACTCGCGAACGTCCGCTCTGCAGCCCGGACACTGGGTGCGACGCCCGGACTCGTCGCGTACGTCCCGAACGTGGGGACCAACGTCGGGATGGCACTGCCCGACCCGGCAGACGTGACCGACGTCGCGGCTATTCCCGGGCGAATCTACGCGATGGGCGGTCGCGTCGAAATCCCGGCCAATCCCGAGTTCGGTGCCTCCAAACACGTCGCCACCGCGGTCCTCGCCGCCACGAGCGTCGACCCCGGCGTTCGCGGGGCGATCAACGTCGCCACGGACGACGCGTTGCTCGAGGCAGCGACCGACCACGGACTCGACTCCCTCGAGTTCGACGCAGAGTACGAGGATCGGCACGACCACCTCAAACGCCGCTTCGACGAGCACGGTGGCGTTCCCCGCGTCGCCTACCACCGCGGTGCCTTCGGCATCGAGCCGACGACGTACGTCTACGGTGCAACCGCACTCGAGGCCGCAGAAACGATCGCCTCGCTGCTCGAGACGACCGATTCCTGA
- a CDS encoding DUF3179 domain-containing (seleno)protein: MTVTDEPATATLEQAVADLLVRDPDRHADALETLSSAGDRRTIPHLIEVLMIHEIGSNWSTFGFPEVLREYSPPRYLELPEARWPGVREALQSVAEPDFDSPYAWVEWESWYSQQDIEPLAGFDEWKLQLYRSYLPPVGRLLDTEPRDFALQDVRWGNCDPSFLAACNEPDFVPGDVASIDPDANDANAEEADEAYLEPDDTIFGFTVEETAYAVPRWVLFPHELANLTVRGTALSLTYCTLCNAPILYDRRVGDRTLTFSSTGMLLAGNKVMFDEETESLWSQHSGVPIAGEYLQKEPDRRLEVRPISQTTWGEWRERHPDSLALDLETGYDFDYAFYEDHVGFFEHYWTDENAIQPGLETDDGELPEKTAVYGVPADDGSTIHVYPVDDIGADEVVIDEIDDRTVVVCRDATGDVAVYEAPPTPLERDGEVVVDAAGDRWRLIHQGLVADEECDDDGREMLPRVAGRHGLFFAFRTQYDEVVVGPSED; the protein is encoded by the coding sequence ATGACAGTCACGGACGAGCCAGCTACCGCAACGCTCGAGCAGGCCGTCGCAGACCTTCTCGTACGGGATCCGGACCGACACGCGGACGCACTCGAGACCCTCTCATCAGCGGGCGACCGCCGGACGATTCCACACCTGATCGAGGTGCTGATGATCCACGAGATCGGGAGCAACTGGAGCACGTTCGGGTTTCCGGAGGTTCTCAGAGAGTACAGCCCGCCGCGCTATCTCGAGTTGCCGGAGGCTCGCTGGCCGGGCGTTCGCGAGGCGCTCCAGTCGGTCGCCGAACCGGACTTCGACTCACCGTACGCCTGGGTCGAGTGGGAGAGCTGGTACTCACAGCAAGACATCGAGCCGCTGGCGGGGTTCGACGAGTGGAAACTGCAACTCTACCGGTCGTATCTCCCGCCGGTCGGGCGACTGCTCGACACCGAGCCGCGGGATTTCGCACTGCAGGACGTCCGCTGGGGAAACTGCGATCCGTCGTTTCTCGCTGCGTGTAACGAGCCGGATTTCGTCCCCGGCGACGTCGCGTCGATCGATCCCGACGCCAACGACGCGAATGCCGAGGAGGCCGACGAGGCGTACCTCGAGCCCGACGACACCATCTTCGGCTTTACCGTCGAAGAGACTGCCTACGCGGTCCCACGGTGGGTACTGTTCCCGCACGAACTGGCAAACCTCACGGTCCGGGGAACGGCGCTGTCGCTCACCTACTGCACGCTCTGTAACGCACCGATCCTCTACGACCGGCGCGTCGGTGACCGCACGCTGACGTTCTCCAGCACCGGGATGTTGCTCGCGGGGAACAAGGTCATGTTCGACGAGGAGACCGAGAGCCTCTGGAGTCAACACAGTGGGGTTCCGATCGCCGGCGAGTACCTCCAAAAGGAGCCGGACCGGCGACTCGAGGTCCGGCCCATCTCCCAGACGACGTGGGGCGAGTGGCGCGAGCGCCACCCCGACAGCCTCGCGCTCGACCTCGAGACCGGATACGACTTCGACTACGCGTTCTACGAGGATCACGTCGGCTTCTTCGAACACTACTGGACCGACGAGAACGCCATCCAGCCAGGCCTCGAGACCGACGACGGCGAGTTGCCGGAGAAGACGGCCGTCTACGGCGTCCCGGCCGACGACGGGTCGACCATTCACGTCTACCCCGTAGACGACATCGGCGCGGACGAGGTGGTGATCGACGAGATCGACGATCGGACGGTGGTCGTCTGCCGCGACGCGACGGGCGACGTCGCAGTCTACGAGGCGCCGCCGACCCCGCTCGAGCGCGACGGCGAGGTCGTCGTCGACGCCGCGGGCGACCGCTGGCGGCTCATCCATCAGGGGCTCGTCGCCGACGAGGAATGCGACGACGACGGCAGAGAGATGCTCCCTCGCGTGGCCGGACGACACGGACTCTTCTTCGCGTTCCGGACGCAGTACGACGAGGTCGTGGTCGGTCCGAGCGAAGACTGA
- a CDS encoding alpha/beta fold hydrolase: MGDERVSEMYRTRTDAVTTDLGEGTPVVFAHGTLMDRTMFHPQLEALADEYRAVAYDLRARTDRYAPGYDLEDLADDCAAVLDGLGEERAIIGGMSMGGFMALRFALAYPDRVEGLVLIDSMASPHESAEQETYGQLVAPLEGSEDPVPRSLAEGVTGYLFGETTREENPDLVERWVDRWATYPGAAVYNELHSWLERPDVSDRLDEIDVPVLIVHGEEDPSIDPSRAEPMIDALPDARMELIPAAGHTSNLERPAPVTAAIRSFLDERW; the protein is encoded by the coding sequence ATGGGAGACGAGAGAGTCAGCGAGATGTACCGTACCCGAACTGATGCAGTGACGACCGATCTCGGCGAGGGTACGCCAGTCGTCTTCGCCCACGGAACGCTGATGGATCGGACGATGTTCCACCCGCAACTCGAGGCACTTGCGGACGAGTACCGGGCCGTCGCCTACGACCTGCGAGCACGGACCGACCGGTACGCTCCTGGATACGACCTCGAGGATCTGGCCGACGACTGTGCCGCCGTCCTCGACGGACTCGGGGAAGAGCGGGCTATCATCGGTGGAATGTCGATGGGCGGGTTCATGGCCCTCCGGTTTGCGCTGGCCTATCCCGACCGTGTCGAGGGCCTCGTCCTGATCGACTCGATGGCGAGCCCACACGAGTCGGCCGAACAGGAGACCTACGGGCAGCTCGTCGCACCGCTCGAGGGGTCCGAGGACCCGGTGCCCCGATCGCTTGCCGAGGGTGTCACGGGCTACCTCTTCGGGGAAACCACTCGCGAGGAGAACCCAGACCTCGTCGAGCGATGGGTCGACCGCTGGGCGACCTACCCGGGCGCTGCGGTGTACAACGAACTCCACTCGTGGCTCGAGCGTCCTGACGTCAGCGACCGCCTCGACGAGATCGACGTTCCCGTACTGATCGTCCACGGCGAAGAGGACCCGTCGATCGATCCATCGCGGGCCGAACCGATGATCGACGCGCTACCAGACGCCCGCATGGAACTGATCCCAGCGGCAGGCCACACGTCGAATCTCGAGCGTCCGGCCCCGGTGACGGCGGCGATCCGGTCGTTCCTCGACGAGCGGTGGTGA
- a CDS encoding bifunctional methylenetetrahydrofolate dehydrogenase/methenyltetrahydrofolate cyclohydrolase, giving the protein MTEIIDGNAVASQIRDDLSDAIETLADADARPGLATVLMGDDPASQTYVNMKQRDCEEVGIEGIHVEIDGDAPAEELYDAIDDLNADPDVHGYIVQSPVPDHVEYRDVIRRIDPAKDVDGFHPENVGRLVAGDARFRPCTPHGVQKLLESADVDLEGADVTIVGRSDIVGKPLANLLIQKADDGNATVTVCHSRTDDLAAKTRDADVVVAAVGVPELVDGSMISEGTVVIDVGVNRVDADTEKGYELVGDVEFESAKGKASAITPVPGGVGPMTRAMLLYNTVKAASMQEGVDVELP; this is encoded by the coding sequence ATGACCGAGATCATCGACGGCAACGCCGTCGCGAGTCAGATTCGCGACGATCTGTCCGACGCGATCGAGACGCTCGCCGACGCCGACGCCCGGCCAGGGCTGGCGACGGTGCTGATGGGCGACGATCCCGCCAGTCAGACCTACGTGAACATGAAACAGCGCGACTGCGAGGAGGTCGGCATCGAGGGCATCCACGTCGAAATCGACGGCGACGCCCCCGCCGAAGAGCTCTACGACGCCATCGACGACCTGAACGCCGACCCAGACGTCCACGGCTACATCGTCCAGTCGCCGGTCCCCGACCACGTCGAGTACCGCGACGTCATCCGCCGAATCGACCCCGCGAAGGACGTCGACGGCTTCCACCCCGAGAACGTCGGCCGCCTCGTCGCCGGCGACGCCCGCTTCCGCCCCTGCACACCCCACGGCGTCCAGAAACTGCTCGAGTCCGCCGACGTCGACCTCGAGGGTGCGGACGTGACCATCGTCGGCCGTTCGGACATCGTCGGCAAACCGCTGGCGAACCTCCTGATCCAGAAGGCCGACGACGGAAACGCCACGGTGACCGTCTGTCACTCCCGGACTGACGACCTCGCCGCGAAGACCCGCGACGCTGACGTCGTCGTGGCCGCCGTCGGCGTTCCGGAACTCGTCGACGGCTCGATGATTTCGGAGGGCACTGTCGTGATCGACGTCGGCGTAAACAGGGTGGACGCAGATACCGAGAAGGGGTACGAACTCGTCGGCGACGTCGAATTCGAGAGCGCGAAAGGGAAGGCGAGCGCGATCACGCCCGTCCCCGGCGGCGTCGGACCGATGACCCGCGCGATGTTGCTCTACAACACGGTCAAAGCCGCGAGCATGCAGGAAGGAGTCGACGTCGAACTCCCCTGA
- a CDS encoding APC family permease: MSDDFKLIDERIGPVAAVALLIGTAVGMSIFIVPTQMAAVAGPSIVLAILLSIVPMVLGILLLLQLGGAIPVAGGIYVYASRLVGPYWGFLGVVVPVISVWAYLLFAALGFAQYVPVFADIPTLASVYILLAVFLAFNYVGVRLAANVQILLVCLLMAAMVTFIVGGGTSFDTSNLTPMFPDGDGEPFADGFAPFFLAAVTLYIPFQGFAMIIEIGEELERPAKNIPRVLAVGMSLVAVLTIGVVVALVGAVPWQQIVEDGEAVEGGLAAVGEGIMPGWAIAFVALGALIAAATTANTLYTSYSRTIMRAARDDVVPGFFAGIHDRFDTPHRALLLLGVPPLLVAPLTGPFDAIIAVDVLDWLVTVTVTGIFICFIFSGVALWNLPKVFPQRYEYSFYKLPLPVLKVVAVGNVVVSAVFVVFVAASAPSALLAQFAGIALASGLYVYRIRVSRRNGEDLREKMSLLHKHESIGDAGDSGDD, translated from the coding sequence ATGTCTGACGACTTCAAGTTGATCGACGAACGGATCGGGCCGGTCGCGGCGGTCGCGTTGCTCATCGGGACGGCGGTGGGGATGAGCATCTTCATCGTCCCGACGCAGATGGCGGCCGTGGCCGGGCCGAGTATCGTACTCGCGATCTTGCTCTCGATAGTCCCGATGGTCCTTGGAATCTTGCTGTTGTTGCAACTCGGGGGTGCTATCCCGGTTGCCGGTGGAATCTACGTCTATGCCTCCCGGCTCGTGGGGCCGTACTGGGGCTTTCTCGGAGTCGTCGTGCCGGTCATCTCGGTGTGGGCGTACCTGTTGTTCGCCGCGCTCGGATTCGCCCAGTACGTCCCCGTCTTCGCCGACATCCCGACGCTCGCGTCGGTCTACATCCTGCTCGCGGTCTTCCTCGCGTTCAACTACGTCGGCGTTCGACTCGCGGCAAACGTGCAGATCCTGCTCGTCTGTCTGCTGATGGCGGCGATGGTCACCTTCATCGTCGGCGGTGGAACATCCTTCGACACCTCGAACCTGACACCGATGTTCCCCGACGGCGACGGTGAACCGTTCGCCGACGGCTTCGCGCCGTTCTTCCTCGCTGCAGTCACCCTCTACATCCCGTTCCAGGGGTTCGCGATGATCATCGAGATCGGTGAGGAACTCGAGCGCCCGGCCAAGAATATCCCGCGGGTGCTGGCGGTGGGAATGTCACTCGTGGCGGTCCTGACCATCGGCGTCGTCGTCGCGCTCGTCGGTGCCGTCCCCTGGCAGCAAATCGTCGAAGACGGCGAGGCGGTCGAGGGTGGTCTCGCAGCCGTCGGCGAGGGAATCATGCCCGGGTGGGCGATCGCGTTCGTCGCTCTCGGGGCGCTCATCGCGGCAGCGACGACGGCGAACACGCTCTACACCTCCTACTCGCGGACGATCATGCGCGCGGCTCGAGACGACGTCGTCCCCGGCTTCTTCGCGGGTATCCACGACCGGTTCGACACCCCCCACCGCGCGCTCCTCTTACTCGGGGTACCACCGCTGCTCGTGGCCCCGCTGACCGGTCCGTTCGACGCCATCATCGCCGTCGACGTCCTCGACTGGCTCGTGACCGTCACCGTCACGGGAATTTTCATCTGTTTCATCTTCAGCGGCGTCGCGCTGTGGAACCTGCCGAAGGTGTTTCCCCAGCGATACGAATACTCGTTCTACAAACTCCCGCTGCCAGTGCTCAAGGTCGTCGCCGTCGGCAACGTCGTCGTCTCGGCCGTCTTCGTCGTGTTCGTCGCCGCGAGCGCTCCCTCGGCACTCCTGGCTCAGTTTGCCGGCATCGCCCTCGCCTCCGGCCTCTACGTCTACCGCATTCGCGTCTCCCGGCGAAACGGCGAGGACCTCAGGGAGAAGATGTCGCTGCTGCACAAACACGAATCGATCGGCGACGCCGGCGACTCCGGTGACGACTGA
- a CDS encoding 2-isopropylmalate synthase has protein sequence MPVHNSTEQTIPSDSTVRLLDTTLRDGEQAPGVSLSPAEKVEIARALERAGVAVIEAGSACTGAGERQAISRVTDLDLDARVTSFCRGLETDVDLALDCDVDGVHIVVPSSDRHVERKVGTSREDNLQTTADLVAYAKDHDLWVEVIGEDGSRADLEYLEELAETSLEAGADRFCFADTVGHTGPEHTHEAVARLADVGPVSAHTHDDLGLGVTNALAAVSAGADLVHCTVNGLGERAGNVALEEVAIALSHVYDVETLELEELYELAQIVSRATGVELPPNKAVIGQNAFTHESGIHTDGTLKDDKMYEPYAPETVGRERRLALGKHTGRAGVAATLEEHGVEATDDEIGEIATRVTELGDRGRRVTDADLLAVAEDVTNADHERVVELLDLNAVSGGPVPTASVRLSVDGDERVASGTGSGPVDAAVSAVREALGSAADAELESYHVDAVTGGTDAVVTVEVTMRRDDRTVTVARNEADITQASVEAMVDALDRLLATDSKPLPPADD, from the coding sequence TTGCCTGTACACAACTCCACCGAACAGACGATTCCATCGGATAGCACCGTCCGCCTTCTCGATACGACCCTTCGCGACGGCGAACAAGCACCCGGCGTCTCGCTCTCGCCAGCCGAGAAAGTCGAGATCGCTCGCGCACTCGAGCGCGCCGGCGTCGCCGTCATCGAAGCGGGCAGTGCCTGTACCGGTGCGGGTGAGCGACAGGCCATCTCGCGAGTCACCGATCTCGACCTCGACGCACGCGTGACGAGTTTCTGCCGGGGACTCGAGACCGACGTCGACCTCGCACTCGACTGCGACGTCGACGGCGTCCACATCGTGGTCCCCTCGAGTGACCGTCACGTCGAGCGCAAGGTCGGCACCTCTCGTGAGGACAACCTCCAGACGACCGCCGATCTGGTCGCGTACGCGAAAGACCACGACCTCTGGGTCGAGGTCATCGGCGAGGACGGCTCCCGGGCCGACCTCGAGTACCTCGAGGAACTCGCCGAGACCTCACTCGAGGCCGGAGCCGACCGGTTCTGTTTCGCCGACACCGTCGGTCATACGGGACCAGAGCACACCCACGAGGCAGTCGCTCGACTCGCCGACGTCGGCCCCGTGAGCGCCCACACCCACGACGACCTCGGACTGGGCGTCACGAACGCCCTCGCCGCGGTGTCGGCCGGTGCCGACCTCGTCCACTGTACCGTCAACGGACTGGGCGAGCGCGCGGGCAACGTCGCCCTCGAAGAGGTCGCAATCGCACTCTCACACGTCTACGACGTCGAAACGCTCGAACTCGAGGAACTGTACGAACTGGCCCAGATCGTCTCCCGAGCGACCGGCGTCGAACTCCCGCCGAACAAGGCCGTCATCGGACAGAACGCCTTCACCCACGAGAGCGGCATCCACACCGACGGGACGCTCAAAGACGACAAGATGTACGAGCCCTACGCGCCCGAGACCGTCGGGCGCGAGCGCCGACTCGCGCTCGGCAAACACACCGGGCGCGCGGGCGTCGCCGCCACGCTCGAGGAACACGGCGTCGAAGCGACCGACGACGAAATCGGTGAGATCGCCACCCGGGTGACGGAACTCGGCGACCGCGGCCGCCGCGTCACCGACGCCGACCTGCTCGCGGTTGCCGAAGACGTCACGAACGCCGATCACGAGCGCGTGGTCGAATTGCTCGACCTGAACGCCGTCAGCGGCGGTCCCGTCCCGACCGCGAGCGTCCGGCTCTCCGTCGACGGCGACGAGCGCGTGGCCAGCGGCACCGGCTCCGGGCCGGTCGACGCCGCCGTCTCCGCGGTTCGTGAGGCCCTCGGCTCCGCAGCCGACGCGGAACTCGAGTCCTACCACGTCGACGCCGTCACGGGTGGTACGGACGCCGTCGTCACCGTCGAGGTGACGATGCGCCGTGACGACCGGACGGTGACCGTCGCCCGAAACGAAGCCGACATCACCCAGGCGAGCGTCGAGGCGATGGTCGACGCACTCGACAGGTTGCTCGCGACCGACTCGAAACCCCTCCCGCCAGCAGACGACTGA